A single Nicotiana tabacum cultivar K326 chromosome 5, ASM71507v2, whole genome shotgun sequence DNA region contains:
- the LOC107802573 gene encoding uncharacterized protein LOC107802573 translates to MRWLIWNVRGINKWHKRKELKNYPKNKNISLAGIIETRVKEHNARSVSHHIAPGWEMFNNYNAAINGRIRLLWDTNYYSVRVIKAEAHVLHYVVTNIINDHEYAVSIVYSFNTVEQRKLLWDNLKEIEQMTFIPWVIGGDFNAVLQLQDRMHGNLVTKAETQDFSKCIQDLKVSELTWEGDYYTWSNKQGGGDRIWSKIDRMFGDYKWMMQWGHISTVYELPFISDHAPMTLTFNDQHRSRKIPFKFFNIWAEHERFNYEVQQIWKQSFHRQKMQNVWMKIKALRLVLRKLNVEEFKFIRQKIEIARIELEHGQKSIDTSSSSELLLQEKELI, encoded by the coding sequence ATGAGATGGTTAATCTGGAATGTTAGGGGCATTAATAAGTGGCACAAAAGGAAGGAGCTGAAAAACTATCCAAAGAATAAAAACATTAGTTTAGCTGGGATCATTGAAACAAGAGTAAAGGAACACAATGCTAGAAGTGTCAGCCATCATATAGCCCCTGGGTGGGAGATGTTCAACAACTATAATGCTGCAATCAATGGAAGAATACGGTTACTATGGGATACTAATTATTACTCAGTCAGGGTGATTAAAGCAGAGGCGCATGTACTACATTATGTTGTCACAAATATCATAAATGATCATGAATATGCAGTGTCCATAGTTTATAGTTTTAATACAGTTGAACAAAGGAAACTGTTATGGGATAACTTGAAAGAGATAGAGCAAATGACATTCATACCATGGGTGATTGGGGGAGATTTTAATGCTGTTTTGCAACTACAAGATAGAATGCATGGAAATCTAGTTACTAAGGCTGAGACTCAAGATTTCAGCAAATGTATCCAAGACCTGAAGGTTAGTGAATTGACTTGGGAGGGTGATTATTATACGTGGTCCAACAAGCAAGGTGGTGGTGACAGGATATGGAGCAAAATTGATAGGATGTTTGGTGATTATAAATGGATGATGCAATGGGGTCATATATCCACCGTGTATGAACTACCATTTatttctgatcatgctcctatgACACTAACCTTCAATGATCAGCACAGAAGCAGGAAAATCCCTTTCAAATTTTTCAATATCTGGGCTGAGCATGAGAGGTTCAATTATGAAGTGCAGCAAATTTGGAAGCAAAGTTTTCACAGACAGAAGATGCAGAATGTGTGGATGAAAATAAAAGCACTAAGGCTAGTACTGAGAAAACTAAATGTGGAAGAGTTTAAGTTCATTAGACAAAAGATAGAGATAGCCAGAATTGAACTTGAACATGGCCAAAAAAGTATAGACACAAGTAGCTCCTCTGAGCTGTTACTGCAAGAAAAGGAATTGATTTAG